In Paraburkholderia sp. PGU19, the sequence CGCGCGGATTGCAGTTTCTTGCAGCGCCGGTGAACTGACTACCTGGCGGCGGGCTGCGGCGCGGCAGCGCGCGGATGCTGGCCACACCTTCGTGTTCGGACTCTCGGACGGACGGGTAATTGATGGCAGTCGCAGTCGCAACAGTGCCCGCTTCCTGAATCACGCATGCGCACCGAACTGCGAAGCGATTGAATCGGGTGATCGCGTCTCCATCCACGCCCTCGCCGACATCGCGCCCGGCTGCGAACTGTTTATTGACTATGATCTGGTAATCGACGGCGAACCCACCGATCAGATCAGGCAACAGTACGCATGCCGCTGTAACTCGCCCGGGTGCCGGCGAACCATGCTTAGCGCGTCAGATGGTTGACGTCGGCCGATGCGAATGACTCGATCACTCGCTTATGATCCAGGTCACCGCACGGCCGGTGGTTCCGCGTCGGTCGGGACGCCGGCCAGGTGCCGGAACAGTGCCAGCGCCCGGTTCGCCGTAGAAGCCTCGTGCCCGCTCGCAATGAAACTGCTGGTTTGTCGGTCGATGCGCACGAGAATGTACAGGCCCCATATGTCGTTCGCCTGGTGCTGTGCAAACACCACCGTCTGCAGCGCAGCCGGCTCAAACAGCGTTAGTCCGAACGCACGGACCGGCGACACATTTTCATCGGCCAGCGCCACCCGGTGCGGACTGCGCTCTAGCACCCGCACCCGGTACACCAAGGGGCCGGAGCGGCTGTCGTCCACCCAGTAGTAAAAGCTTCGACCGGGTTGCAGTTCCGACGGGCGGAAATCACCCCGCCGTTCCGCGCCCTCGGTGGGTCCGTCCAGCGCAGCTGCATCGAGGAACAACGGACGCCATTTCTTGTCGGTCGTGGACCAGTAGCGCACGGTGCGCAGGGTGGAGACCGCCCCGGCCCGTGCCAACAGGGTCTCCGGACCGTCGGCGACGCGGACCAGGCCTGCGAGCGCGACGACAACCCGGGAACGAGACGCGGCAGGCCATCCGGTGCACGAGGACGGCCGCCACACGCCTTTATCGAGGTCCTCGGCGCGGAGGATCGCCATCGCAGGTTGCGCGCCCGGCGACTCGTAGGCCGGCACCGGCGGTGTCCCGCACGGCGGCGTTGGCAGCGGGGTTGCCACGGCGAAGCCGGCGGCCACCAGCGTCGCGCAGCAGGCGGCTGCCTTCAGGCTTTGCGTACCACGAGGACGCGCAACGTTCACCCCTACTTACCTCCCATCAGCGGCTCGACCAACAACTTGACGTAGATCGTATCTAGTCCGTCGTCGCAACCAGTTCTTAAAATTAAATTGCGGAGCACCGCAGGCTCTTATCGACAGACGCTCACCGGCCACTCACGATCTATTCCGTTTGCAAAGACTTCCTCCAAGCGTCATGCGACCCTCTTGGGGAAAGCAATAAATGCCAGACCTTCCGAATACCTCGGCAAGGGATACCTTGTCTCCGCGAGCGGCGGCAAGTTTTGCAAGCGCTTCGTAGCGCGGGACGTGGTAGTCGCCCAGATTGCCGATGAAGAAAAGAAGACGCATTGGAACCCGACAAGCACGGTTGAACCACAGGGGATGTCGAACGTGGCATTCGTGCCGCAGCAGGAATCAATCCTGCCACAGGGTGAGTGCCGTCGATACGGTCGCGACTGCAAGCGCCAACGCGCAACGGTAGGCGCATCTTGAACGGGTGCGCTGGCGGCATCGCAGATGGCAAACGGGGGAATGCCGGGATTCTGTTGGCCGCCACCCTACTCGTGGTTTATAAAAAGTAAAGTCGATCCCGCACGCGCCGAGCATCAGTGATGTTCCGACTGACTCATTTCACGCGGACCCGCCTCGCCCGGATGTGGGCACTCCGCTTGCTGCATGCGTTCGGTTCCCCAATCGGTTCGACAAGTGCGAGTGGCAGACATAGTCATCCGCTACCGGAACAATGCTTCGATGCAGTCATTGTTTCTTCTTTCTTCGCGCTTACCATGAGGTCGAACCCGAGTCCGCCTGAGCGACTGAAATGCCAAAGCTTCCCGCAGTATTCATGGTAGGCGCGTTTCCACCGCCTGTTCATGGGCTGTCGATGGCGAACGAAGCAATCGCCGAGCGCTTGGACGGCCGCGCCCGGATCGTCAAATTCGACACTGTAGGGGCGCGAGTAAGATCTGAATGGGCAGGCCGTCTCTGCCGGCTCGGCACTGGGTGGGCCGTCTTGCGTTTCGCGGTCATGGCAGCCGTGCGGCGACCATCGTCAATCTATATCGGTCTCTCAGGTGGGCCTGGTCAATTGTACGATGGGATGTTCGCGTTAATTGGAAACCTGCTGCACGTCCCGGTGTTCATTCACCATCACAGCTTCCGGTACATCAACAGACCATCACGTTTGACGCGACTGGTCTTCGATCTTGCGGGCAACGCAACCCACATCGTGTTGTGCCCCGATATGGCGGTGCGCCTAAAACAGCTGTACCCGACATCGGTTGGGGAAACGCTGGTGTTGTCCAATACCTCATTGTTTCCAGCAGCGCCAGGTGGGCACGCACGGGTACGCGGAGAGCGTCCGCTGACACTGGGATTTTTGTCGAATATCACACGCGAGAAAGGGGTCTTCGTATTTTTCGACGTGCTTTCCGCACTCGATCGACGAGGTCTTCAAGTTCGAGCAGCAATAGCCGGGCCCGTCGCCGACGCGATCGGGGATGAATTCAATGCGGCGTTAATTCGCCATCCTGGAGCAGATTATGTCGGCCCGGTTTCGGGCGAAAAAAAGACGAACTTCTACAAGTCAATCGACTTGCTGGTTTTTCCATCCAGTTATGAAAACGAGGCCGAACCGCTCACCGTCATCGAGGCAATCGGATTTGGCGTCCCTGTTATCGCATCCGACAAGGGATGCATTCCTTCGACATTGCGGCGGGGCGGCGGAGCCTGCGTTGTCGACGATGAGCGAATGGCAGAACGCATCGCGGATTTCGTGGTCGACGTCGCTAGCTCTCCAGGCGTCTATGAAGCACTCTCGTGTGGTGCGGTGGCGTCTGTGATGAACGAAGCCCCAAGCCAGGCCGCTGCGCTTCGCAAGCTCCTTGGAATGCTGACGCGGACAGATGCGGTAGATGGTCATGTCATTTCGGACCGGCGGATAGGTTCTTAGCGGTGGTTCGAGAGGCCATCGCGCGATACCTCACCGCGATACACAGAAAGCCTTGAGCAACTGCATGAAGCGTCCGCGCTAACAACCAACCCTCAACGCAGCGTTGCCATCGAATGAATCGTTGTTTGCCTATGTTGAAGGCGAGCAATGGCAAAGCTTGACGCGTGCGTCATCGAGCGACACGGCCAGGGCGCCCCGGACTTCCGGTCCGAGGCCTAATAAGTCCAGGCACGTCCAGCCCGAAAGGAGTGCACCGGTTTTCGAAGCGCGCCAGCGGCCCTCGCCGGGTGCAAAAGCATCTTTTGTCGTATAGAAGGCGATGCGTGTGAATGTGGGACGCGGGATCTTTTGTCCCCAAGAGGAAAGCGTGCTTGCGGCGGGCACCAGCCGATTCGGCAGCGGTCCTCCAATCACGCGGTCGTTCTCCAGCGACTGCTGGCGGCGGGCGCTATCGTGCTTGGCAAAGCCAACATGCACGCGCCCGCGTTCGGCATCACGACCACCAACTTCTCGCCAGTTGCTGGCTTCGCGCGCAATCCCTATGACACGAACCGCATGGTTGGCGGCTCTTCAGGTGGGACGGGCGTCGCAATCGCCGCGCGAATGGCACCGGTAGGGCTGGGAACAGATACGGGCGGCTCTGTTCGTATCCCCGCGGCGTTGAACGGCATCGCGGGATTGCGTCCCTCCGTTGGCAATGGCGGGGCGGAGCGTCGTTATGACGGAACCGGGGTGCTTCCGCTGAGCCACACCCGCGACACGGTTGGCCCTATGGGCCGCACCCTCGAAGACGTCGCGCTTCTCGACGCTGTCATCACCGGCACTGACGTGCCGACAGCAGCATCGTTGAGTGGCCTTCGCTTCGGCATCCCTGCGACGTACTGGGACGTGGTGGACAACGAGGTGCTGCAAATAATGAATGCGGCAAAGGCGAAACTCCAGGCTGCCGGCGTGACCTTTGTTTCAGTCGACTTGTCGACCATCCGTGACCTGGGCGCGAAGGTTGGATTCACCGTAGTCTTCCACGAGGCCTGGCTCGAGATTCCAAGTTACCTGGCGGCCAGCGGCGGCAGCGACATCACGCTCGCTCAAATCTCCGCTGCGATTGCGAGTCCCGACGTCAAAGGCGGATTCGCGAACGTTGGATCCGCTGAACCGGCAGCGGCTTACCCAGACGCGGTGAACGTCTATCGCCCGCAGATACGTGCGCTCTTCGATGCGTATTTCGCGTCGAACCAAATCGACGCCATCTTCGCACCGATGACGCCGTTGCCCGCTGTGCCCAGCGACCTCGTCAACGGTTCGTCGACCGTCAGCGTCAATGGTGGACCTCCGGTCGACGAGTTCGGCACGTTCATCAGAAACGCCGACCCAGGTAGCATCACCGGCATACCCGGTGTCACAGTTCGGGCTGGCCGCACCGCCTCAGGCCTGCCCGTCGGAATGGCTCTCGACGGCCCCGTTGGAAGCGATAAGCGGCTGCTCTCCATTGGCATGGCCGCTGAGAAGTTGCTCAGCGTCTTGCCGGCACCAAACGTCTGAAGCGCCGTCTTCAGGACATGCGCCATCGCTTGCGAGGCGCCGTTAGGCGCGCCTTCTGCCGGGGAAATCCGTTTCCGGGTCGAGGCCGTGGAATCGCAAATGCCTGCGCAAGAAATTCCGCAAGAAGAGAAGGCCCACTTCGCCGCTTGTTCCTGGGACGCCTGCCAAGGGCGGCATTCCTTCGCCAATCCATCCCTCAGGTGCGTGCATTGGCGGCAACTGGTTGAAAGCGGCTCCCACATGTAATGCCCAAGTACTTCGTCGGCACCCTCGGCCGCGTGATGTACATCGGCGTCGAAACGGTCGGTCGGGCAAGCGACCTTCAGCCAGTGCGATGCAAGCGCTGCAACGGTACGCGGGTTACCGCCCAGAAGCTTTCGCGAGATGCGCGTAGGCAAGCGTCCACCCATTGGGCCAACTGCTCATCCGACGGCTCGGTGGGAAGGTACCCGAAATAGAAAACTGGATTGGTTGAATTGACCTCTGCCAGTACGACGCGCCATGCCTGCTGCGTCGGCACACTTTTCTGCCAAACAATCCTGTCGCGGCGGAAGCCAACGTGCTTGCTCAGGCCGACAAGGAGCATGAGTCGCCGCTGTAGCGTCTCAGGAAGTTCCTTCATGACAGAGTCCATAAGTCACCCCTCTCCCAATCACCGGCCGCACGTTGCCATCCGATTCGGGCCGAGACCAGCGCGTGTCAGGCGAATGCGCAGGTTAGCGTGGCCACTTGGGCTTCATCGCGCAAATCGTTGTCGCTCTGCCGTTCAGATCGACAACAGCAGGCGGGTTTCGCAAACGAGTCGGCCCAGTCCGCGAAAGACCCGCTATCAACTTGCGCTCTAATGACCGCTGTCGGGGTTGCATTGTGGCAGGTGCCCACATCCCAGACGGGTCAGACCACCGCTCGCACTGGTGCTCCCGGATACACCACCATATCCGGATGTGCCCGGAGAGGTGCTGGCCGATGTGCCGGGAGAGGCATTGGTAGACGCCGATACCGATTGAGCATCTTGCTGCCCTGACGTGTCCTGAGCTTGCACTGCGCTCGCTAACGAGAGTGTGCCCAGGAGCGCTGCAGACATGAGAAACGTCGTCTTCATGGCTTACCTCCTTTACGACATCAGGTTTCAGTTTTGCAGCCGCTATGACACAGGCAATGGGTGAGCGGCCGGCATGCAGGACAGACGCCGGCGATTCCACCTGTTGCCGGAACCCGGTTGCGGTAGCCGTTATTTCTGGTTTTGGTCTTCCACCGGGTCCAGGTAGAGACAGGTAACGCGGTAATTCCGCGATTGGCGTTCGAGGAGACAGGCGCACCAGAAGAACCGCCAAGGGGCCGGTAAGCCCGGTGCGCAAGAAGGGAGGCGCACAACTTAACCATACGTCGTCTCTCGGAGAAGATACCAAGCCTTTCGTTATATAGCCCAAGCGATTCGTCATATGGCGACCCACTAACGGGCTTCAGGGTAACAATCACCCGCGGTGTTTCGTTTCGCGATGCAATTGTTCACGATTAAGCATCATTGCTCTCTGAACTCGGAGCCGTCCGCGCACCAAGGCGATGTAGCTGTCCAGTTGATAGCCGCATCTCTATCAGAGAAACACGATTCCATTATCCTCATATATTTAGTAAGGATTGCGACACGTATTGCGTCTAAGTCAGTTTCAGAAACAACTGAACTCAGCGTTCGCTTTAGACAGTCCGACCGCTGTCAGTAAGAGGCCATCTATTCGTGAAACGAACAGATTATTGCGAATACCATTGAAAGTTATTCGCATGTGTCTATATAAGCTTGCTTGCGCGGCGTCCTTATTCCGTAGCGCCTTCTGCCATATGCCGTCCTTTTATATGCCTCGTGGGTTGCAATCATGCAATCGCTGCCCTAGCCTTTACCCATATATTGAAGGCACCCTCACTTCATCATGAGCTTGTAGTGGTGTCCGGGGCGATGTAGTGAATGAATACGAATCGGCAGCTATGGACATCTGCTTCCAGCGCACACTAACGATACCCCGTCAGTAGCGCGCTGGTGCATGCGACGTGTCCGGCGTACCTGTGCACTAGCTTCCGCCTCGAACTGTGCGGTTATTCGTCACAATTTTTACCCTTCCCGTCCGGATGACAAGCGCGGGAGGTTGCCAGCGACACGAATCGAGAAACTACACATCTTAATACGGAGTCGAATTATGAAGGCGCGCATCATTGCTCTGACAATCGCGATACTATTCGCAAATCCCGTCACTTATGCGCAAGGGACCGACAACCGTGTCTACGCGCCCAATGAGCTTATTCTGGGTATGACCTACGGCGACTGGTCGGCCGCTTGGTGGCAATTCTATTTGCAAATCCCCAACGTTAGTAACAGCCACCCGTTCGTGGCTACTGCCAATACCACCTGCAACAACGGCAACCAACCAGCCGGGCCCGTCTTCTTCCTGGCTGCCGTTGGCACGCAAACGTCACCACCACCGCAGGTCGTTCGCAGTTGCACGGTGCCAGCAGGAAGCCCGATTCTGGTTCCTATTGTCAATAATGAAACGTCCAATCTGGAAATAAATGGGAGTGACGCCGACCTCCGTACGGCGGCATTCTCGCCGTTCCCGCTATCCTCCCCTCCAACTATGACCGTGTCGCTCGATGGGACGAGCATCGGTTCTTTAAGCCAGTTCCGTTTTGAATCGCCTGTTTTCCCTTTCACAGCGCCTTCGCCAATCTCGACCTTCTTCTTTTATACGAGAACCGTTTCGGCTTCGAGCAGCCGTTCACCTCTTTCCGTGTCGGATGGCTATTGGATTGCGATCAAGCCGTTGCCTGTGGGTCTGCATACCTTGAGTTTTTCCGCCAGCCTTCCCGGAATCATCAATATCAACATGCTCTACCATCTCAACGTCCAATAGCGCTGAGAGTACATTGTGGTGATGGCTGGAAGTGACGCATCCGTGAGCGCCGCACGCTCACCGAACCGAGTCTTCAGCAACGCATTCCTGATATACAAGCCCTGTTTTTAGGAACAGACGGAAGACCTTTCCGATAGCGACGGCGACCATGACCCGTGACGGCCCTGATGCTGACGTTCGCGGCAACCCCTGCGCCGCGCAATTCGCTGTGATATCGCCAAGCGACGCGTTACGCGGCCAGCGAACCGTCGCATTGAGTTGCATGCATCTGGAAAACTTATTGCCAGGAAATCCGCAAATGAATGCCTTCGTCTTATTTTTCAGGAGAGCATTGCACGCAACAGCTGCAATATTGGCCGCGACGACATTGACCGCATGTGGCGGAGACAACTCAGGTCCCGCCGGTTCCGCGGTCGACAATTCGGCGTCGTCGACGTCCGCAAACGGAGGATAGTGCACCTTAGACGAGCCCAGCGTTCCATGACTTTGTTGTCCACACCAAGTAGCGAATACGAACGGAGGCATCAAATGATTACATGTACTCTTGCTTGTTCGCATCATCGCCCGCTCCCGGCGAGACGCTGGGCTGAATGCCGTAATGTGCTTCGCTCCATGCTGCTGTCCGCAGTCGTTTCGATGACTGCCTGGACAGCCGGACACACGAGCGTTAATGCCCAGGTTGTGAATCAGCCGTCGCCGCCGGCTACGGACGAACTGTTCGTTGGCGACTTTGGAGACAATACCGTCAAGCGGTTTAACGCATCGACTGGTGCCTATCTCGGTACTTTCGTTTCTACTGGGGCTGCAGGCCTGAATGGACCAATGGGAATGATTTTTAGCGACGGGCAGCTTGTGCTCCTTAACCAAAATGCCATCACCAACAACAACGGCGAGATTTTGCTCTTTGACAGCGCAACCGGTATGTTCACAAACAAGCTTGTCGCGTCCAGTGACCATAACGCACCGTTCTTTCCACAGACTGGCATCGTTCGCGGAGGACCCAAGGACCGTTTCTACGTCGCGGATATTGGCACCAAGGGAGGCAGCTGTGCGGCTGAAGGCAACGTCAAGCAATACAACCCTTTCGGTGCTTTTGTGGGCAACCTTAACCGTATAGCATTCAAGCCCGAGTTTCATCCGAGGGGCGTGGTGTTCGGACCGGACGGTCTTTTGTATGTCTCATCAGTAGGATGTCTGATTCCGGGTGACCCGCTATTTGCCCCCTGAAGGGATACATCTTGCGGTTCAGTGCCCAGACCAACCAGTTCGTTGACGTCTTTGCATCCAATAATACTGTTCCCGACTTGCACCGCCCGGAGGGATTGGTTTTCGACAGTGCAGGCAACTTGTGGGTGACGAGTTTTCGTGCAAACGCGAACGATACTGACAAGGTCCTCAAACTAGACGGCAAAACGGGAGCGCTTCTCGACGAGCTGGTGCTAACGAATCCAAACGGCGCCAGAGCTTTCGCCCAGGCAATCATTTTCGGACCAGGCGGCTATCTGTATGTACCTATTACGGGAAATGACTCACAGACGACAGGCGAGGTACGGCGCTGCAATCCCTCGACAATGAAATGCGTCCCCTTTGTTCCAACCAATGCCGCAGGCGGCCCGCTACAGTCACCGTGGTTCCTGATTTTCAGGAAAAGCGACCCGGCGACGCTTAACTACCAGAACTAGATGGGATGCCTGGGGTATCAATTCGTTCGGCCTTGAACCCCTTGGAAGAAGCCATCTCATGGACTGGAAAGATGCGGGGCATTCGGGGCATGTTGCACGTTTTGACCAACGTCGACACGAAGGCGAATACGGGATGGAAAAAGATTGACACCCTGCGCATTTGGCGCAGCAAGCAACCAAGTTGTGGAATAGGAGATATATCGTGGCAACTTATCTCAGCCTGTGGAACTTCTCGGACCAGGGCATCCGTGCAGTGAAGGACACCACGAAGCGAGCCGGCACAATGAAAGAGATGGCGCAGAAGGCCGGTGTGACCGTGAAGGACATCTATTGGACCCTGGGAACCTACGACGGCGTGGTTCTTTTCGAGGCCCAAAACGAAGAAGCTGTTGCCGCTCTTGGACTGGCGCTCGGCGCGCTGGGGAACGTGCGCACACAGACCGTGCGTGCATTCTCGCTTGACGAGATGAATGGTGTCCTTGGCAAACTGCCTTGAGCGCAAAATTGGGGCACGTCGCACAGGCTGCCCACGCGCTGTGTCGGACTCTGAAGGCGACACACCGGTTCCCGTGCTTGCACCGGGCAACGGCAAGACGAAGACCGGTCGCTTGTGGGTGTACGTGCGCGATGATCGTGCGTTATGCAATGGCGAAGCTCGATCATCGTCTTGCCCGCAGTATAGGAGCCACGACCGGTTCGGTGTGACCTCGATCGATCAAGTTAGCCGTTGAAATTGGGAACGGCAAACACGCATCTACTCTGTAGTAGTGTGTGACAATCGGCTAACCGAGGAGGAACCGACGTTCAAATGGCTAATTCCAGGAGCGGCCGGAGTTGGCCGATGACCTGCCCGTCAGCTCACGCCTGATGCAGAACCCTTTGACCTCCCCTCTCACTTGCTGGCCGATTAGGCGGGCAAGCATGGAAAGATGATCGAACGAATACCCCTTACAGCGGTGAATCTGGTGGAAGGACAATTCGAACGCGACCAGAGAAATGCAGAACCTGTCCCGCCGTACGGCCGATGGTGCTGCCTTGAACCAGGTGAAAAGCCTTTCGTGCATCAATGGGGATTCGTATGCACCTTTCGTAGGTGCACGTCGCGTGGAAGCGGGCGCTCAAGCTCAGGGCATTGACAAGCGGGAGCAACCTTCGTCGACCGAGCGCGGAGAGGCGTCGACGCGGAAACCGCCAGCTCATAGCCCTGAGCCGCCTGAAATTAGTCTAGCAGATCGGGGCCATTCAATGCGCGCTGTCGAAATAGCTGACGCGACCGGCACCGGCCCGCCAACTGTGACCACGTACCCGATGTCGGGCGCGGGTATCGACGGGTCCGCATTCGACAACGCAAGCATGTTAGACCCTGCCTGAAATGGCACATAGACGGTAACGGCGCCCACCCGTCCGTCGCCGCCAGTCGCAGGGAAAGCGAGCGTGGTCGGCCGTTTGCCATTCATGGCGAGTTGCGCGTAGGCGGTCTGTGCCCTGTCGTTGACATAGCCGATTTCGACGAAGCCCCCACGCGCGGTCGACGCGCTCCCGCGAAAATACGCCGTACCGAGCCGCGTAACTTTCTCGCCGCCCGGGCAGGCTGGACAACGCGAGTAGGCAGCTGTCCCGGCCAGCGGGCCCGGTTGCCACGCTACCGGGACTGTATCGGTGCCGCTCACCGTGAGCATAGTCACGCCTCCGGCGGGCACGTCCGGCGCTGTATAGGACGCGGTGAATCGACCAAGGTCTTTTCGGGCCCACACGTCGCGCACCGTCGCCTGCGATGACGGAGCGAAGCCGAGTGCGTCCCATGTGACCGCCATCGGCGCATCCGTCGCCGAGTTGTTGAAGAGGACGACCGCTCGCTGTCCCGCCCCGGCCAGCAGCTTCGCCCAGACCTGCAGCCCGCCGGCCTGTGCCACCAGCAGCCCTTGCAGGCCCAATCCATCCTGATCGATCGCAAGCACGTCGGGATTCGTCAGCAGGCTTGCCGTGTCGGCGGCGAGCGGCTTCGCCAGATCGTTGCCGAGAATCATCGGCGCGCCTGCTATCGCCCACAGGCTGACGTGCGCCTGATCGTGAACGGCGGACATCCCCATTGCGGCGACCATCATGTCGGGGTCGTTGTAGTAGCCGGTATGCTGACCTTCCGGGTGATAGTTGCCGGCCAGGTTATAGGTGACGCTGCCGAAGTCCGGTGTAATGTCGCGTGTGGTTCGCCACATCGTGCCCACCCCGGCACCCCACACCCACGGCCCTTCGCCGTAGTCGGGAAACGATTTGTCGGTGGGGATCGTGCCCCCGTCGCACAGGCTGAACGTCATCAGCTGGCCAGTCTGCGAATAGGCGCGTCGGATGGCTTGCGCGATCGACCGGTAGGTTGTCTGCGGATCGTAGTTTTCTGCCGCGCCCCCGCAAAAGTCGACCTTGACGAAATCAAATCCCCATTGCGCAAATTGCAGAAAATCGTGATCGTAGTGTGCGAAGTCGCTTCCGACGAAATGCGTACCATCCGCTCGCTTGCCGCAGCCTCGCGGACCCGCATCGATATAAATGCCCGCCTTCAGGCCCTTGCCATGGATATAACGGGCAATGGCCTGCATTCCGCCGGGCCATTGCGTCGTGTCGACGATGAAATTACCGCTTTCATCTCTCTGCCCTGAGCGCCACCAGCCTTCGTCGATGTTCACATACCGGTATCCGGCTCCCGAAGTGATGTGTGTGTTCAGCGCCGCCACCCCGTCGGCTTCGTCCTTGATGACGTCATGGTTCACGCCTTCACCGAGGCTGTTCCAGGATGACCAGCCCATCGGCGGTGGGGGCACGCGTACCTGCGTTGCGCGTAGAGCGGGCGCGGGCAGGTTTGTGGGCGTGGATCGTGCTGCCTCTGTAGTGCCTGACCCAACGACGCGCCCGCAAGCGCACAGGCTCGAAATCAGCCACAGAACAAGGAACACGCGCTGATGGCAACATGGTCGCATAGCCGTCTGGTTCGCACGAGGTCTGTTTGAACATTTGAACCAGGTGTCGCGCAAGGACATCCCTCCGTCGGGTGCGCCTGGTTTCCCTGCCTGCCCGAGCATCATGTGCGAAATCAGCCAGCCGCTTTCAATTGATGGTCTCGCCACTCCATCGGTCGCGGTTGCGCCAGAACGATCACAGCGGGCAGGTTTCGCGTTCCGGATAATCGACGCATTCCTCATGTGGACACCC encodes:
- a CDS encoding SET domain-containing protein-lysine N-methyltransferase; protein product: MTRSIAQIGLQSVAAAIATARIAVSCSAGELTTWRRAAARQRADAGHTFVFGLSDGRVIDGSRSRNSARFLNHACAPNCEAIESGDRVSIHALADIAPGCELFIDYDLVIDGEPTDQIRQQYACRCNSPGCRRTMLSASDG
- a CDS encoding DUF6675 family protein, which produces MNVARPRGTQSLKAAACCATLVAAGFAVATPLPTPPCGTPPVPAYESPGAQPAMAILRAEDLDKGVWRPSSCTGWPAASRSRVVVALAGLVRVADGPETLLARAGAVSTLRTVRYWSTTDKKWRPLFLDAAALDGPTEGAERRGDFRPSELQPGRSFYYWVDDSRSGPLVYRVRVLERSPHRVALADENVSPVRAFGLTLFEPAALQTVVFAQHQANDIWGLYILVRIDRQTSSFIASGHEASTANRALALFRHLAGVPTDAEPPAVR
- a CDS encoding glycosyltransferase family 4 protein, with the protein product MPKLPAVFMVGAFPPPVHGLSMANEAIAERLDGRARIVKFDTVGARVRSEWAGRLCRLGTGWAVLRFAVMAAVRRPSSIYIGLSGGPGQLYDGMFALIGNLLHVPVFIHHHSFRYINRPSRLTRLVFDLAGNATHIVLCPDMAVRLKQLYPTSVGETLVLSNTSLFPAAPGGHARVRGERPLTLGFLSNITREKGVFVFFDVLSALDRRGLQVRAAIAGPVADAIGDEFNAALIRHPGADYVGPVSGEKKTNFYKSIDLLVFPSSYENEAEPLTVIEAIGFGVPVIASDKGCIPSTLRRGGGACVVDDERMAERIADFVVDVASSPGVYEALSCGAVASVMNEAPSQAAALRKLLGMLTRTDAVDGHVISDRRIGS
- a CDS encoding amidase family protein produces the protein MSPRGKRACGGHQPIRQRSSNHAVVLQRLLAAGAIVLGKANMHAPAFGITTTNFSPVAGFARNPYDTNRMVGGSSGGTGVAIAARMAPVGLGTDTGGSVRIPAALNGIAGLRPSVGNGGAERRYDGTGVLPLSHTRDTVGPMGRTLEDVALLDAVITGTDVPTAASLSGLRFGIPATYWDVVDNEVLQIMNAAKAKLQAAGVTFVSVDLSTIRDLGAKVGFTVVFHEAWLEIPSYLAASGGSDITLAQISAAIASPDVKGGFANVGSAEPAAAYPDAVNVYRPQIRALFDAYFASNQIDAIFAPMTPLPAVPSDLVNGSSTVSVNGGPPVDEFGTFIRNADPGSITGIPGVTVRAGRTASGLPVGMALDGPVGSDKRLLSIGMAAEKLLSVLPAPNV
- a CDS encoding GYD domain-containing protein — its product is MATYLSLWNFSDQGIRAVKDTTKRAGTMKEMAQKAGVTVKDIYWTLGTYDGVVLFEAQNEEAVAALGLALGALGNVRTQTVRAFSLDEMNGVLGKLP
- a CDS encoding alpha-galactosidase, with the translated sequence MPPPPMGWSSWNSLGEGVNHDVIKDEADGVAALNTHITSGAGYRYVNIDEGWWRSGQRDESGNFIVDTTQWPGGMQAIARYIHGKGLKAGIYIDAGPRGCGKRADGTHFVGSDFAHYDHDFLQFAQWGFDFVKVDFCGGAAENYDPQTTYRSIAQAIRRAYSQTGQLMTFSLCDGGTIPTDKSFPDYGEGPWVWGAGVGTMWRTTRDITPDFGSVTYNLAGNYHPEGQHTGYYNDPDMMVAAMGMSAVHDQAHVSLWAIAGAPMILGNDLAKPLAADTASLLTNPDVLAIDQDGLGLQGLLVAQAGGLQVWAKLLAGAGQRAVVLFNNSATDAPMAVTWDALGFAPSSQATVRDVWARKDLGRFTASYTAPDVPAGGVTMLTVSGTDTVPVAWQPGPLAGTAAYSRCPACPGGEKVTRLGTAYFRGSASTARGGFVEIGYVNDRAQTAYAQLAMNGKRPTTLAFPATGGDGRVGAVTVYVPFQAGSNMLALSNADPSIPAPDIGYVVTVGGPVPVASAISTARIEWPRSARLISGGSGL